The Streptomyces sp. HSG2 genome has a segment encoding these proteins:
- a CDS encoding CoA ester lyase has translation MTTVNRPRPRRSCLAVPGSNPRFLEKAQGLPADQVFLDLEDACAPLAKPEARHTVVKFLNEGDWTGKTRVVRVNDWTTEWTYRDVVTVVEGAGPNLDCVMLPKVQSAQHVVALDLLLTQIEKTMGFEVGRIGIEAQIENAQGLNNVNEIAAASPRLETIIFGPADFMASINMKSLVVGEQPPGYPADAYHYILMRILMAARAHDLQAIDGPYLQIRDVDGYREVARRAAALGFDGKWVLHPGQVEVSNEVFSPSQEDYDHAELILDAYAYHTSEAGGKKGSAMLGDEMIDEASRKMALVVAGKGRAAGMRRTSTFEIPEA, from the coding sequence ATGACGACCGTCAACCGCCCGCGCCCGCGCCGTTCCTGTCTGGCGGTTCCGGGAAGCAACCCCCGCTTCCTGGAGAAGGCCCAGGGCCTCCCCGCGGACCAGGTGTTCCTCGACCTGGAGGACGCCTGTGCCCCGCTGGCCAAGCCGGAGGCGCGACACACCGTCGTCAAGTTCCTCAACGAGGGCGACTGGACGGGCAAGACCCGCGTCGTGCGGGTCAACGACTGGACCACGGAGTGGACCTACCGCGACGTGGTCACGGTCGTCGAGGGCGCGGGCCCCAACCTCGACTGCGTCATGCTGCCCAAGGTGCAGAGCGCCCAGCACGTGGTGGCGCTCGACCTGCTCCTGACCCAGATCGAGAAGACCATGGGCTTCGAGGTGGGACGGATCGGCATCGAGGCGCAGATCGAGAACGCCCAGGGCCTGAACAACGTCAACGAGATCGCCGCGGCCTCGCCCCGCCTGGAGACGATCATCTTCGGCCCGGCCGACTTCATGGCCTCCATCAACATGAAGTCGCTGGTCGTCGGCGAGCAGCCGCCGGGTTACCCGGCGGACGCCTACCACTACATCCTGATGCGGATCCTGATGGCCGCCCGGGCGCACGACCTGCAGGCGATCGACGGTCCCTACCTGCAGATCCGCGACGTCGACGGCTACCGGGAGGTGGCGCGTCGCGCGGCGGCCCTCGGCTTCGACGGGAAGTGGGTCCTGCACCCGGGCCAGGTCGAGGTGTCCAACGAGGTCTTCTCGCCGTCCCAGGAGGACTACGACCACGCCGAGCTGATCCTGGACGCGTACGCTTACCACACGTCCGAGGCGGGCGGCAAGAAGGGCTCGGCGATGCTGGGCGACGAGATGATCGACGAGGCCAGCCGGAAGATGGCGCTGGTCGTCGCGGGCAAGGGGCGCGCCGCCGGCATGCGGCGGACCAGCACGTTCGAGATCCCGGAGGCGTGA
- a CDS encoding MaoC family dehydratase — protein MRFGRTYEEFEVGATYKHWPGKTVTEYDDHLFCLLTMNHHPLHMDANYAERTTDFGKNVVVGNYVYSLLLGMSVPDVSGKAIANLEVESLRHVAPTFHGDTIYGETTVLDKRPSRSKDDRGIVEVETRGHNQDGTLVCVFRRKVMVPTETYVKERGGEQPGRPEPLPREK, from the coding sequence ATGCGGTTCGGACGCACCTACGAGGAGTTCGAGGTCGGGGCGACGTACAAGCACTGGCCGGGCAAGACGGTCACGGAGTACGACGACCACCTGTTCTGCCTCCTCACGATGAACCACCACCCACTCCACATGGACGCCAACTACGCCGAGCGGACGACGGACTTCGGCAAGAACGTGGTCGTCGGCAACTACGTCTACTCGCTGCTGCTCGGCATGTCCGTGCCGGATGTCTCCGGCAAGGCCATCGCCAACCTGGAGGTGGAGTCGCTGCGGCACGTCGCGCCGACCTTCCACGGCGACACGATCTACGGCGAGACCACCGTGCTGGACAAGCGGCCTTCGAGGTCCAAGGACGACCGGGGCATCGTCGAGGTCGAGACCCGGGGTCACAACCAGGACGGCACGCTGGTGTGCGTGTTCCGCCGCAAGGTCATGGTCCCCACCGAGACGTATGTCAAGGAACGCGGCGGAGAACAGCCCGGCCGCCCCGAGCCCCTGCCCCGGGAGAAGTGA
- a CDS encoding protein meaA: MRTYAGHSTAEASNELYRRNLAKGQTGLSVAFDLPTQTGYDADHVLARGEVGRVGVPIAHLGDMRRLFRDIPLEQTNTSMTINATAMWLLALYQVVAEEQGADITRLSGTTQNDIVKEYLSRGTHVFPPGPSLRLTTDMIAYTVSHIPKWNPINICSYHLQEAGATPVQEIAYAMSTAIAVLDAVRDSGQVPPERMGDVVGRISFFVNAGVRFVEEMCKMRAFGRIWDRVTRERYGIEDARHRRFRYGVQVNSLGLTEAQPENNVQRIVLEMLAVTLSKDARARAVQLPAWNEALGLPRPWDQQWSLRIQQVLAYESDLLEYDDIFEGSKVIEAEVARLVEESLAEMGRVEDMGGAMAAVESGYLKSRLVASHAERRARIESGEERVVGVNAFEGTEPNPLTADLDTAVQTVDPAVEAEVVAALREWRATRQEASDRQGKGDPYVHPTVAQALDALKDAARSDTNLMAATLECARAGVTTGEWAGALREVFGEFRAPTGVSSAPVTTVGQAGTALARVREVVELTARDLGVGKLRFLVGKPGLDGHSNGAEQIAVRARDAGFEVVYQGIRLTPEQIVDAAVAEDVHAVGLSILSGSHARLVPDVLERLRVAGATDIPVIAGGIIPGGDAELLRAAGVAAVFTPKDFDITGIIGRIVDEIRHANKLDPLEVPA; encoded by the coding sequence ATGCGCACCTATGCCGGGCACTCGACGGCCGAGGCCTCCAACGAGCTGTACCGGCGCAACCTGGCCAAGGGCCAGACGGGTCTGTCCGTGGCGTTCGACCTGCCGACCCAGACCGGCTACGACGCCGACCACGTCCTGGCCCGCGGCGAGGTGGGCCGGGTCGGCGTGCCGATCGCGCACCTGGGCGACATGCGCCGACTGTTCCGGGACATCCCTCTGGAACAGACGAACACCTCCATGACGATCAACGCGACGGCGATGTGGCTGCTGGCGCTCTACCAGGTCGTCGCCGAGGAGCAGGGGGCGGACATCACCCGGCTCAGCGGCACGACCCAGAACGACATCGTCAAGGAGTACCTCTCCCGTGGAACCCACGTCTTCCCGCCGGGGCCCTCGCTCCGGTTGACCACGGACATGATCGCGTACACGGTCTCCCACATCCCGAAGTGGAACCCGATCAACATCTGCAGCTACCACCTGCAGGAGGCGGGAGCCACGCCCGTACAGGAGATCGCGTACGCGATGTCCACGGCGATCGCCGTGCTCGACGCCGTCCGCGACTCCGGGCAGGTGCCGCCGGAGCGGATGGGGGACGTGGTCGGCCGGATCTCCTTCTTCGTCAACGCCGGCGTCCGCTTCGTCGAGGAGATGTGCAAGATGCGCGCCTTCGGCCGCATCTGGGACCGGGTGACCCGGGAGCGGTACGGCATCGAGGACGCCAGACACCGCCGCTTCCGCTACGGGGTGCAGGTCAACTCCCTGGGCCTGACGGAGGCCCAACCCGAGAACAACGTCCAGCGGATCGTGCTGGAGATGCTCGCCGTGACCCTCTCCAAGGACGCCCGGGCGCGCGCCGTGCAGCTGCCCGCCTGGAACGAGGCGCTGGGCCTGCCGCGCCCCTGGGACCAGCAGTGGTCGCTGAGAATCCAGCAGGTGTTGGCCTACGAGAGCGACCTGCTGGAGTACGACGACATCTTCGAGGGCTCGAAGGTGATCGAGGCCGAGGTGGCCCGGTTGGTCGAGGAGTCCCTGGCCGAGATGGGTCGCGTCGAGGACATGGGCGGCGCCATGGCCGCCGTGGAGTCCGGATACCTCAAGTCGCGCCTGGTCGCCTCGCACGCCGAACGGCGTGCCCGGATCGAGTCCGGGGAGGAACGCGTCGTCGGGGTCAACGCCTTCGAGGGTACGGAACCGAACCCGCTGACCGCCGACCTGGACACCGCCGTGCAGACCGTCGACCCGGCCGTCGAGGCGGAGGTGGTCGCGGCACTCCGCGAGTGGCGCGCCACCCGCCAGGAGGCCTCGGATCGACAGGGGAAGGGCGACCCGTACGTCCATCCGACCGTCGCCCAGGCACTGGACGCCCTGAAGGACGCGGCCCGGTCCGACACCAACCTCATGGCGGCCACCCTGGAGTGCGCTCGCGCCGGGGTCACGACCGGCGAGTGGGCCGGTGCGCTGCGGGAGGTCTTCGGCGAGTTCCGGGCACCGACCGGGGTGTCCTCGGCGCCCGTGACGACCGTCGGGCAGGCGGGCACCGCACTCGCCCGGGTCCGCGAGGTGGTGGAGCTGACCGCGCGGGACCTGGGGGTGGGGAAGCTTCGTTTCCTCGTCGGCAAGCCCGGCCTGGACGGCCACTCCAACGGGGCCGAGCAGATCGCGGTGCGGGCCCGGGACGCGGGGTTCGAGGTGGTGTACCAGGGCATCCGGCTGACGCCGGAGCAGATCGTGGACGCCGCCGTCGCCGAGGACGTGCACGCGGTGGGGCTGTCGATCCTCTCCGGTTCCCACGCCCGGCTCGTCCCCGACGTGCTGGAACGCCTCCGTGTGGCCGGCGCCACGGACATACCGGTGATCGCCGGTGGCATCATCCCCGGAGGGGACGCCGAACTGCTCCGGGCCGCCGGGGTCGCCGCGGTGTTCACCCCGAAGGACTTCGACATCACCGGGATCATCGGCCGGATCGTCGACGAGATCCGACACGCGAACAAGCTCGACCCTCTGGAGGTTCCCGCATGA